One window from the genome of Pelobates fuscus isolate aPelFus1 chromosome 13, aPelFus1.pri, whole genome shotgun sequence encodes:
- the FOS gene encoding protein c-Fos produces the protein MYHGFSSSTDYEAASSRCSSASPAGDSVTYYPSPSASFTSLGSPVTPQDFCTDSSSSFVPTVTAISTSADLQWLVQPTLISSMAPSQTRSHPYEPAQSYSRSGVLKGSGGRGQSLGRRGKLEQLSPEDEEKRRVRRERNKMAAAKCRNRRRELTDTLQAETDDLEDDKSALQAEIASLLKEKEKLEFILAAHKPACKIPHDLEGSFQDFTSTLDLGLLADTPCAPSSQESPVECIFSLGETQSSIPVAEQAPQLPVSLELKSEPLDDFLFTSPHPGATDAARSVPDVDLNSSLYTSDWEPLYNTLSVDMEPLCTPVVTCTPTCTTYTTSFVFTYPESDPFPNCGAAHRRGSSSNEQSSDSLNSPTLLAL, from the exons ATGTATCACGGATTTTCTAGCAGCACTGACTATGAAGCAGCTTCTTCCCGTTGCAGCAGCGCTTCTCCGGCTGGGGACAGCGTGACTTACTACCCGTCCCCCTCAGCCTCCTTCACCAGCCTCGGATCACCGGTCACTCCACAG GATTTCTGCACAGACTCCAGTAGCAGCTTCGTCCCTACAGTCACAGCCATTTCCACATCTGCAGACTTGCAGTGGCTGGTGCAGCCCACCTTAATTTCATCAATGGCCCCATCCCAAACCCGCAGCCATCCTTATGAACCAGCCCAGTCCTACAGTAGAAGTGGAGTGCTGAAAGGCTCAGGAGGGCGAGGACAAAGCTTGGGTCGGAGAGGAAAGTTGGAACAG CTTTCCCCAGAAGACGAAGAAAAAAGGAGAGTGAGACGGGAAAGAAATAAAATGGCTGCAGCCAAATGTCGTAACAGGCGCAGAGAGTTAACGGACACCCTCCAAGCT GAGACTGATGATTTGGAAGATGATAAGTCTGCTCTGCAGGCAGAGATTGCTAGTCTCCTGAAGGAGAAAGAGAAGTTAGAGTTCATCCTTGCAGCACACAAACCAGCCTGCAAAATCCCACATGATCTGGAGGGGTCTTTCCAGGACTTCACCTCTACCCTGGATCTTGGTCTGCTTGCTGACACCCCCTGTGCACCCAGTTCACAGGAGTCTCCAGTGGAGTGCATCTTCTCTCTAGGTGAAACTCAGTCTTCCATCCCTGTGGCTGAGCAGGCCCCCCAGCTGCCAGTGTCTCTGGAACTCAAGTCAGAGCCTTTGGATGACTTCCTCTTTACCTCTCCTCACCCTGGAGCTACTGATGCTGCCCGCTCTGTGCCTGATGTTGATCTGAACAGCTCTCTGTACACATCTGACTGGGAGCCTCTATATAATACTCTGTCAGTAGACATGGAGCCCCTCTGCACCCCTGTAGTGACATGCACACCAACATGCACCACTTACACCACCTCATTTGTCTTCACATACCCAGAGTCTGATCCCTTCCCCAACTGTGGAGCAGCCCACCGGAGAGGTAGCAGCAGCAACGAGCAGTCATCAGACTCTTTAAACTCTCCTACCTTGTTGGCTTTGTAA